From the Solea solea chromosome 7, fSolSol10.1, whole genome shotgun sequence genome, the window TCCATCAGGTCTAAATGTAACCCTAACTGACAGCTTGGCACGTGAATCCCTGCCATTAGCAACAGTTATGTATCATGGATTCTGTcatgggttgtgtgtgtgtgtgcctgtaatAATTCTTCCATCAGTGCATCTCATTGTTGAGGCAGAAATGTGTTTCCTAGGCAGCTTGCTTTGATCTCCTCATCTTATTTTGGTTTCAGAGAGTGACTTAATGCAGTCCTCATACCCAGAAGTGctgatttgtttgtgtcactgggAAATTCACTTGATCCccaataaaattattattatttcttgataatTTGTATTGTTAGACTCCTGTTTAATGCTGATAGCCTATTCTGcatttcatccattcattcattcattgtctactatCCTGTGCATAAAGATCACCCctgttatacacacacaaatcaaagggaaaaaaatcttCAGCAACAGAACAAACAAGAATTCAGACCATAAAGTCCCAGAACATTTTGGAgaaaacattattacattacacaaTTACGGGTGAAAGGCAAGTTGGTACGTTTTTTGAGCAGTCCCTACTGCGAAAGTCATAGGGATCGTAATATGATAATGTTCCTAGAGCAGATTGTGATCTCCTCAAAAGATAATGTATGAATATGGTCTCTTCTCCAGGTTTGGGACTATGAAACAGGAGACTTTGAACGTACACTGAAAGGCCACACAGATTCGGTGCAGGACATCTCTTTTGACCAGACTGGCAAACTGCTGGCATCCTGCTCTGCAGATATGACTATCAAGCTGTGGGACTTCCAAGGCTTTGAATGCATCAGGACCATGCATGGTAAGAAGATACAACTATGTATTTCTTCTATGAAATCTGATGATGTTGGTGATCTTAGGTGATCTTGTTGCTGTAATCATGTTAAATGCTGGTTACATACCTCAATCTTTTCCAATCTACTGCAGTCTATACTGAGATCCATGGCCTCTTTGACAAATTGactgtttttatcttttctctCTTTGCACTTCCCACCACAGTGTAGTCCAACAGGCACTTTACTCCCTCACTTGTTAAACATTGTCATCAATTATGATCATTGAATGGTGAAGAATTGACTCATGTTTTTTAAGAAGCCTATctaaatacttttttaatatGTGGTGAATCTCTATCAACGTTGGTCAAGTAATTACTAAAGAAAGTCCTTAGGCATGCATTCCCCATCGCTATTATACCCTTTGCCAAGTAAATGATAGTAGCGTAGTCTACATCTGCCTTCAGGCCCGACTAATCCCTTGTTGGATTTGTGAGAAGGCCCCCCACCACCAAccagccagcagcagcagtgtaagCAGTATAATTCATCTGCATTCAACATTGAGTTTTTTTCTCCCATTCTCTCCACACGTCTGCTGTTTCTTAATCATTAATGTCTGATTATGAAGCAGACATGAATGAAAATCTATGAATTGAATAAGTCTTCTTGGCAAACAAGAAGTGTTCTGGCATTCCTAAATCTAAGATGGACTTTAAAAGCCTTCTTTTGTTTAATTGAATAACGTATTTTGCTGTTTGCCcattcttttttgttgtaaatgaGGGTGAGGGGCCGCTGGCACACTTCCTCAAACAGATGAGCTGCGTTCacaatgagggtttttttttcacacatttaaaagcagaTATCACTGTCGAAAAACCTGCTATTAAACTGAGTCTGTTGTCTTGGTTTGTTCCCCACCATTTTCACTCCATCCTTCTTTTTTCCACTATCTTCCATTCACGTTTAATTAATctattcatctttttctttttatcaaaaCCTTCCTTCATGTAAAATCCTTCTGGGCAAAACTGGTGAGGAAGATTAGTGCCGATTTGGAGAGCACTTTAATTATCCTCTTTAGCACCAGATACCACTTTTGTGCATACCTCCCACTCATTATTATTGCCTGTatgagacacacgcacacagttaAACTGGCCTTATAGAGTATACTCACTGTTATGTTTGTCTGTCTAGCAGCTTAAATGTGGCCCACTGCCTTGGTAATTAAGCATCTCATATTCTCTGTGGAACAATGCAGGTCACAGCAAATGGGCTGCCTAATATGCCATTTAATTGGCTAATAAGAACCAAACCCATCATACTTTgttgtttgtgaatatgcattGATCTTTGAATatgtttcctgttgaaaataagataaaaagGATCATGTTTTGCTGTTTGAAATgataaaatcacattatttgCCAGCTTGAAATGCGTGGGCTGTTGTTACTCTGAATGTTTTTATAAAAGATTCTTAATttgtcttgtctgtttttaGGACATGACCACAATGTTTCATCTGTAGCTATCATGCCGAATGGAGATCACATTGTTTCTGCCTCAAGGGACAAAACCATAAAAATGTGGGAGGTTGCAACTGGGTACGTATAATCCAAAATCACCCTTTTTCTCAAAACCAAAATGTTTGTTCTAAGACTATTATTATATCTTCTCTAACATTCCTTTTCTTATTTGTTATTTGCTTCTTAGCTACTGTGTGAAGACCTTCACAGGCCATAGAGAGTGGGTCCGTATGGTGCGGCCTAACCAGGACGGCACACTGATTGCCAGCTGTTCCAATGACCAGACAGTGCGGGTGTGGGTCGTGGCCTCAAAAGAGTGCAAAGCTGAACTGCGGGAGCATGAACATGTGGTGGAATGCATCTCCTGGGCACCAGAGAGTGCCCACCCCACCATCCTAGAGGCCACAGGCTCTGAGGTAAAGAACCGCTTAGACCTTTTCTCATTTCTCCAAAGCAAATTCAGGTCTATGTTTGAGTGGAGTTGCACTGTAGCATTCAGTGCCAGGATTTTTTCCCTGTCCTTTTCCCAAACTTTACCAGTACTTTAAAAGTCAACACACGGCAAAGCAGTGTGAGCATATGGGTATAGagtaaatataaacatatttctAGGACTCCACAATGAGACAATAACTGACAAgtgaacaagaacaacaaccaGGCAATCAATTCAGTCCACCAACTGAACACAGTGCATAGAAAATGGTCAACATGTCCAATGTGTAGGTGAAATGCTTGATTCAACGTGCCCAGTGTAAGTCATTTCTCAAACGCTTTTTGGGACATCTCAGAAAGTAAGTCCAATTATCAACCATGACTCAAGAATATCAACACATTGccaataataatttatataatcTTGAAAATGAACAACCtttaaaatgtacacactgtatattaaagtgtgtgtgtgtacatatgtatatgtgtgtatatatatatatgtgtgtgtgtgtacatatgtatatgtgtgtgtatatatatatatgtgtgtgtgtgtgtgtgtatatatatatatatgtatgtatgtgcgtgtatatatatatacacacacagcagcagcatcagtgaaAACTCATGACTGATTTTATggtttagatagatagataaatagatagatagatgtgtatgtatgtgtatatatgtgtgtacatgtatgtatgtatgtgtatatatatatatatatatatatatatgtatatgtatgtgtgtgtttgtgtgttagtatgTATATGTTAAGAAGCCATATCTGTTCAGAATCCCCCCACACACGTACCAAGGCAAACAAAGTCGGTGATTTGATGTGTTCACTCATTGACACTAGATTTCACACAGTGTCAGCTGATGCAGAACATGGTGTGGCCGTGTTGGTGGGTTTTTACGTCATTGCTCAGACTGGCGGCTGTGTGATACGAACGACTCAATtgaagtgcgtgtgtgtgaatgtacagATTTAATGCAAACAGGGCCTCTAGTCAGCCCACACTGCAACCTCGCGCATTGTGATCTTGTGTGTCCAATTGCAgctttatgagattaaaaaaatattttccctTGCAGCAGTTAGTCAATTCCAACCTGTAAAGATGCAAACAAAAGATATATATTATTTTGGTTATTTTCATGGAGTTTATTAATCAAACAAATATTTTCTTTCAGTGTATCCATTATTTTGTACTCTGCCTCTTCCTGAAACACTTTTAGTTTGATTAATAAAATTGTTATTTGGAATGAATAGCAAGGGTGAATAAATAATATTCCACCCCTACATGTGTTTGATGGAAAAACAATGTTCACCTGCACAAACAATTCTTGTTGACTATGTGgacatttaaaaattaaaactacCACCTACAACTTAAATAAAGCATAATGGATCAGTGATCTCAGTCTCATGGATGTTTCCACATGTTCTCAAGCTGAATGAGCTGAATCATTGAAACggtaattaaaaatgttgtgaCTGCCTGACTGCAGGGTTCAATGTgccaaacatttgttttgttaacaGCACTTTTGGTTCATGTGGCAGTATATTGTTAAATTAATAGATTTTATTCCTCACTGTTTGTGTCAAATCAGTCGAAGAAGAGTGGTAAGCCAGGACCCTTCCTGCTTTCTGGCTCCAGAGACAAAACCATCAAGATGTGGGATGTAAGCACTGGAATGTGCCTTATGACACTGGTGAGGATTTTCTTCAAGctcattgcctttttttttttgcttatttacaTTGTGATGACACATGTTGTTTCCTCGTTGGTGAGATAAATGAGGTTGCATCTTTGTCTCACTTATAGGTTGGCCATGACAATTGGGTGCGTGGAATCCTCTTCCACCCTGGCGGCAAGTTTATTGTGAGCTGTGCAGATGACAAGACTCTAAGGATCTGGGACTACAAGAACAAACGCTGCATGAAAACCCTGTGTGCCCACGAACACTTTGTTACCTCTTTGGGTAAGCAGCCCTTCACTCtgcataaaaggaaaaaaaatcttctgTGTTATTGTTTGACCAGTTGGTCTCTTGTGGTGCAGCGGCAAACCTCTTGCTGAATACTGGAGCCAAGCTCACAGAAACCTGCTTTAGAGAGAGGTTCAGTCATTGTAAAGAAATCCAACTCATCCACTTGCAGTGTGTTGATTGTCCTGAGAGTTGCTGGCAGCAGTGGTTTAAGAGGTAGAAAAGCACTCCATGATTTTCTTACCTCCCCCTCCTTTCGCTGCGGCTTTTCAGCAGATCAAGGCTCTTGAAGTCTCATGAGGAGGATATCACTGTAAACGGATTCCCCTGCATGAAGAGTAGATGGAATCATCCCTGCTCATCCATGCTTCTTGCTGTTATTGTGtcattttgctgtgtttttttggccCATCAGAAGGTTGGTGAAAGTGAAAGCAGATTCAGCATATTGAATCAACATTGCAGTCTGTCGATAAGAAAGATCACTGTTCAGGGTGTTTggctccagccaatcagagcacaAGAAGAGACATGGAAATGGCAAAGAGGGCATTCTTCAAAGGCTCATATACGAACCTCCTTccttaatttccttttttaaatttttaaattttGATGCAAATACATTGACGAAGTGGAGCAGAACGTACATGCTGGTTGTTCATTGGCTCGCgtttttcccacacacacaaatctggtTTTGGTTGGTCATCATTCTTTGCCTTGGGAAGGTTGTTGGGACGGTGTGTCTTGGGCCTAATCTCATCTTTCACAATCGTGACTGGTTTATTAGTATGTCAggaacacactctctctgtctctctctctctctctctctatatatatatatatatatatatatatatatatatatatatatatatatatatatatatatatatatatatatgtatatatgtatgtacttcTTAAATCTATagttcctccctctctctgtctgagaGGGAGGGCTGTTCTGATGAattctttgtgattttttttttctctctctagaTTTCCACAAGGCTGCTCCCTACGTCGCCACGGGGAGCGTAGATCAAACAGTTAAAGTGTGGGAGTGCCGCTGATCTGGACCTTGGAGGATTGGACCACCATCCTAATTACCCAGATGCTCCTCTGgatccctcctcccctcctgccATCTCACGTCTCCTTTCATCCCACCTCCCACTCATCTAACAGTCTTACCTGCACCTTGCCATCTTCTCCGGTTGCACTTACCACCATGGTTACTTCCCCATCGTGCTCTCTGGTCCAATAACTTTTGTCCTTTGTAAATTATTCCTGGATGTAGATTGagctattaaatgttacacaaaaaAGTATTCTTGCATGGTAATCCAAAATTGTATACTGTAAATTTACATAATGTTGTCTAGAAGTACCATAGGTTTAACACAGGGCTGGCCGTCTGTCACACAGCCTTACCGACCAACCGAAGGCAGATGTTTTTGACTGGGTGTAAAATGTAGGGCACTAAAAACCAATAATTTAAGAAATTACATAAACTTTGTGTCTTTATGTGtaagatttatttttgtcaattttttttttattattattatttaggatttattttctctgttattTCTCTCCTTCACTGTTGTAGTCTGTTGGTGCCTAGCTTGGTGAAACTTTCAAGAGATGAGGAGGCAGGAAAAGCATATATGATGCGCTAAGATACGATTGTTTGTGGGGCTTTGTTATTGAAATAATCTGTAGCTTTATAACGTCACTTCTCAAGTGCGCATACCATTTCTCTTCTTGTGGAACTAGGTAATATTTTAATGGCTGTATATACAAATGTTTCAAACTATTGTCCTTGGACCTCGGGGTTTTAAAAACAGCTTTGTACTCTTGTCATGGTGGCACATGAACCACTGCTAGGCTTTAGAGAAATGATCCCATTATTAAAGAATCTGCTGCAAATGATAAACACTTTACAAAAAAGCCAAATGCACCTGAGCAGAGTTAAGAAATTACACCTGTTTATTCTCCAGCACTTGATTAAGACTATGGGTGTGTTTCCCTTTACAAGATGATTTACTGTAAACTTGCATGTCAGACATTTGAATTAAACCCTCTGTAGACTTATAACTCCCTAACCAGTCAGTCAGGGATCGATGTACTATTGTAATTATGTAAAGTCACAGGATGCTCAGTCGACCCGTGGTGCAAACCGATGCCTCTTGTAAAATAAAGCTAAGAAAGAGAACACGTGACGTTATAGCGAGGAGTCAAAGTGAGCCCCCTGGGTTTGATATCTTGGATGTGCAAAGATCTCTTACTTCTGAGAGGTGAAATAAAACTGCTTAATAAAAATGggttttggttaaaaaaaaaaaagttttctgtgaaaatatgaaatgtaaaaTTAGCTTTAGTTATTAAGAGATTTTGAAATTTTGTATTGTCACACTAAAAGGATGAACATGGATGGGTATTTTGGATTAGTGAGGAAATGCCCTAGCAGCTGACATGTTATTAAGTGATGTGTTGATGCTGAGGTTGGGTTTTCCTGTGAAGAGCTCTTTGCTGTGAAAGAGGTGGCGCAGCTCCTGTATCAGATAATGGAGGAGTGCCAAAGCCTGAGCAGTGAGGGTCTCTGCACACAAAGCCCACAGACCACCTCACACATATGCAAGCATCTTTTGTGTGGCTTTTCTCAAATGTTAGGTTTTCGGTCTTTGTGGAGCTGGAGTTGTAATGGGGTGAATTTTATGACTTGAACCAGACCATGCTGTATAAACCATTCCACTTCCCTTGgaagacaaaaaagaatgaaCCATCTTGCTTGTACCTGTAGCTTGCAAGGTGATTCTTAAACCTTGCACATCCCTGTTTTTATTGAATCTTTGATCATCCTTTCAAAGGGATAAAAGATACAAAATTAAATGATGTTGATAAATGCATAAACCTATCATTTCTGAGTAGCCTATTCATTCTAGTGCCATTCTTGGCTCATAAATAATTCCACTGCTTAACTGATCTTAGCTTTGCCAAGTTTTCCTCTCCCTGTGTGTACTGGATGTGATGATCTGCTGCTTAAGCTCCTACTAGTGGCTACTGTGAGCCTCTGACCTTTTGACACTGCACTGCTGCATGTAAACCTGCACCAGAAGCAGAGCTGTCGGAACAGATCACTTTTATATCAGCAAATACTGGAGTCTTCACACAGAGACCAATTGGACTGAACAAAAAGATGACAAAGTGTCTATTTAACGTAGTTTGACAGTTTTGTGAAATAAACTTGTTTGCTTTGGGGAAGAGAGTTGGATGAGAATACGCTGTTCATGCACTGAAAGTATTAAGTTGCAGGTTAAAAAGCAATTATGTGCTGAATTATTTCCAACTGAGctgaagtgaaacaaatgaatgtgttgttttgttttgttgttttgccaAAATTGTCAAAAGTAAATTCATTTTCGAAAATTTGTGAATTACCCCACCCTTTGCCCCATGTCGGCCAGGattggccctcatgtggaggataaagtggtagaaaatggatggatgaattggTCTAAAATCATACCATTTACAAAATGctaataaagttaacgtctGTATGCAATGTCAGCAAAATAGCAGGAATAAGATAAACAGCTGTTTGGCTCATTGACAGTGTATAGTAGCCCTTGTTCAGGTGTTACCTTTTAGTCCAGATAACAGCAGACAACCGCTGCAGTAATTCTGCCAGTGGTTTATTCCATGTCTGTAGTTATTCAAGTATGGAATGTTGATGTCAGAAAGTACTTGTATCTTTGCtgatgtgaacattttctttcagcTCAAATTTATTGTCAGCACATGTTTGGGTAACTTTCTACTGGCCCCTGCATGGTTGCCTGGCAACTGCTGTGCACTTGGATGAAGCCAGACTGGTACTTGATCTGTTTCCAATGTCTGTGCTGAATCCGGCTGTAGGCATGAGGATGGTACCTTCTCATCTACCTCTTATGAACAAAGTGGATTGGCCTATTTCCCACAGTTTCaaactcttcctgtgacattaCCGTGTCCTTGGTAGCATTTAGTTCAGACTGCTCTGTTCTCTGGCTGTGGAAAGGctggttttgttgtgtgtgtgatgccatTTGAAGGAGGTTTACCACCTACATCTTCTGTAAATGCAGTGGGATTGTGGCAGACTAGGATGTTCCAAAGGAGAAATCCTCTCTTTCAGGGAATACTACTGACGTCTCTTTTTGGTGTGTCCCCTCCCTGCCCCCTTAACagaggttttctttctttttttttttttctttttcttccaacAAGCTGTTTCCAATTTGGTAGAGAAACAACTGATTTTGTAGTACTATTTGGCATGGCTAGTAAAGATGCCAATGTGTTCAATGTTCTAGCTGAAGCCAAAAAATGGAGACATTTGTTAGTACAATCTGGTTTATCTCATGAAATCTGCCTCCTTCTGCTGGTCCAGCACATTGTGACCaacctttaaaagaaaatgatgctCGTCTCCTCAGGATCATGCTATGACATGGCAGGCCATTAAATGTAAATTCCCTTCCTTGGTTTTACTCAAGGAAGGTGCTTAATCAAAGTTCAGGACGACGTGTGTTCTGATTCTTTTGTAAGAAAATGTAGATTATTGCAACAACACAGCAGTTAGTGTTGAATGCCTGTGTGCGCCCTGTTGAAGAAAAATCCCCCCTTTGCCATTGCAGGTCCCAAGCAATCCCTGTGCTGCTCTGGTCTGGTGTGTGAAGGGACTGACGGACAGGTTTTCACTGTCTGTTGGTCTTTTCCTCCAGCCTCACACccacctgtcctgtcctgtccccTGTAACCTGCCTGTGAACCACATCTGAGGGCTTCAGACTCCACAACAAGCTCCACCAGGAGAGCTCATGATGTTTTCACCTCTAAGGTCTCACTCTTCACTCAGCAAAACTGTTAACAATATACCTGGATGTCATTATCGTTTGCAATAtaataaaagacttaaaatcTGCATTTGTGTTGTGTGCTCATTTGTTAGTATCTTGTAAACAATTATATATTTGGTTAAAGTCATTTTATCTTAAGTACTGTTAAGATAAAACAGGACTTTATCGGGAAGACTACCTCGGCCTTTGTAGCGTTTGACTGTTTTTTGCACTCTGTGTTTTATCTATTGCACCTGCACTATCGCACAATTGTGAAATCTGCTGCTACCATTACATATCCTGTTGCTGATTTTTGCACCTCTGTCTGTCCCCTAAATGTTTAGGTCTTACCACCTAGTTTTCTTTTAACTATTAAAGtttacttttaactttttttatttttaaatcttttgtaTTGTCTTATTTAAACTTGCTGTGAGGAGAGATGATAATCGGTATTTCAATTTTTTTGTATGCCCTGTACATAGGAaaaattcacaataaaagtctttgaATCTTTGAATCTGTTACATTGTAAAATAATGATACAACTTATTTCCAGTAAAATCACATcattcataataatgataaaaatgagtgacagacaccaaaaaatattttcattatcCATTTATCTTCCACAATTCAGGAATAAAGAACAATATAAGTTATATAGGGAATACATTTTTTGTGAAGTTTGTGAATAAACACTAAAGATAAGAGGACATTTTGTAGTTAAACataatatgtaataaaatacatataaagaTCTGATATTAACTTattaacaaatacaataaatctACAAATAAACATTGAGCAAAACTTGAATGGGAACAGTTTTTTTATGACGTATTTGCGCGTTGACGTAGTGCGGTGACGTCACTGAGGTCCAGGAAGAGAGTTGCAGTGAAGGGAAACGTTTGGTCAACGTGAGTTGTGTTTATGGTTTTCTGTCCAGTTCctcaaagtaaaaaataaatcaaaaaatcaACGCCAGTCGTAAGATAATAATTAACAAACATCGTCACTGCGACGTAAAGCTACTGTACAGGTAAACAGGAAGTAGTGTTAGTTAGCTATATGTTAGCTTCAGAGTTAGCTCACCACATCAGAACAGTCCGTTAGTTTTTAAACTAAATTTGAAGAAATTAAATATGTGTCGGTTATTTAGCAAACGCAGTGAGTTAAAGTAAACAGCACATTCTGGTTGATTGATAGCTAGCTGTTTTAAGACATGTTTTtgcaaacctgttttttttattaactaacGTAAACCCTCACTCAACCGTCACGTTTGTGGTTTTCCTAAAGCTGAGAAAACTACATGGCTCTGAACAAGTCCATGCATCCTCGGAACCGGTACAAAGACCGTCCACCCGACTTCACTTACCTGGCTTCCAAGTATCCGGACTTCCAGCAGCACGTGCACACCAGCCTCACAGGACGACCtgtgtgagtacacacacacacacacgtttacacagCATTcgttgtgaggacactcatcaACACAATGCATTCCATAGCCCCTTGAATTTGACTTTAATGTCCCCAAAGGGAAGTTCTTTTTCACAGCACTGTACTTGTTgaacagacacaacaacacaacaacacaacagcagtgGACTTAACAACACTTCACATGACAAACCAAACCTACTTCACCACCACATATCCACCCTTACACTTAAAACCTGTCTGATCATAAAACACTTGTGATCACACTCAGcgggttgtgttgttgttggttgaGTGAATCAAGCTACTTCCCTTCTGTGCCATAAAGCCCTGTGACTGTGTCCTGAGGGCAGTGGGGCTAGATGTTCGTTGAGTGGGTGTGTGAATTCCTGTTCTATTAAAATTGTGATGCGTATAATGACCTTGTTATTAAGTTCAATGAGGATGAAGACCTATTAGTTGAGGtagaatatacaaaatacacattataaataaatataaggacGAAGAACAGCAGTTAAATCCAGGGTGGTAATGGGAATGGTAGTGTTTAAAGCCAGACatattcttgtgttgtactgagaacattaaGAACATTGTATTAAATATTGTGTGACCCTAAAACGGTGTATGTTTTTTGGTCCTCGCAAATATACCCATACaagacgcacgcacacacacacacactgtgttggtttttgttttaccaTATTGTCTGAGGGAGTATCTGCGCTATAGCTCAGTGAGTTTTCTATCCTTGATCTATAACTGGGTCACATgaccaaaatgttgtttttctgtttttttttatattgatatGCTGGAAATGAGCATACCATTTTTGCTTAATTAAATTGTGTGTTTGAGATAAAAATACACTTGTCCAAGTGTTTCCATTCTGAGTGGTGTGCTTCTCAGTG encodes:
- the LOC131462583 gene encoding lissencephaly-1 homolog encodes the protein MVLSQRQRDELNRAIADYLRSNGYEEAYSTFKKEAELDNNEELDKKYAGLLEKKWTSVIRLQKKVMELESKLNEAKEEITLGGPVSQKRDPKEWIPRPPERYALSGHRNPVTRVIFHPVFSVMVSASEDATIKVWDYETGDFERTLKGHTDSVQDISFDQTGKLLASCSADMTIKLWDFQGFECIRTMHGHDHNVSSVAIMPNGDHIVSASRDKTIKMWEVATGYCVKTFTGHREWVRMVRPNQDGTLIASCSNDQTVRVWVVASKECKAELREHEHVVECISWAPESAHPTILEATGSESKKSGKPGPFLLSGSRDKTIKMWDVSTGMCLMTLVGHDNWVRGILFHPGGKFIVSCADDKTLRIWDYKNKRCMKTLCAHEHFVTSLDFHKAAPYVATGSVDQTVKVWECR